The following is a genomic window from Amycolatopsis sp. BJA-103.
CAGCCCGCCGGGCAGGTAGAAATCCCGGCCCGTCCGTACTTTGCCCGGTCTGCGCAACTGCGGGTGGTCGGCGTCGACGCCCGAATCGACCACCGCGACCAGCACGCCCGCCCCCTTGCTGTGCGGCCAGACCCGTTGCGGATCGAGCGTCTGCTGTGGCCACGGGAGCGCTTGGATCCGCTCGTGGGCGGGATCGGGATCGTGACACACCCCTGCCGGTGGAGCCGCGGACGCCGGAACGGCCCCGCCGACCAGATGAACCGCGGCCAGCGCACCGGCCGCCGCGAGTGCCGGAAGTCGTCTCATTTCGGCAATCGTCGGGCAGGACGGGCCCGGTCTCGCCGGAGTGGCCGCAACCTGTCACGCCACCTCGCGGCACCCTCGTTCCGGCGACACTCGTACCGACCGAACGAGGAGGCACGGTGGAAACCTTCGCCGACAGGAAAGCCGGATACCTGAGGACAGAGCAGGGTCTGCGCGAGCAGCAACGGCGGATGGCCGAGATCCGGGCCACCGCCGAATCCGACGACGAGCTCATCAGCGTGACCGTCGGCGGCTACGGCGAACTGGTGGAGCTGCGCCTCGACCCGCGGGTCTTCCGGACCCCGGACTCCACGGGCCTGGCACAGGCCATCACCAAGACCGTCCATCGTGCGGCCGAACTCGCGCACGAAGAGGGGTTCGCCATCATCGCGGACCTTTTCCCGGCCGGCGTCACACCCGAGACGGCCGACCTGCGACTCGGGCCCGTAGTGCACGAACTGGACCGGCGGATCGCGGGAGGCGAGCGATGAGCATGGAGGACCGTGTCAGCATCGACGGTGACGACGTCGTCGACATGTACACCATCGACACCGCCGAGCAGATGATCGTGCTGGACGCGGAAGGAACCCAGCTCGCGACGGCGTGGGCGAACATCCAGGCCACGCTGCCCGGCCCCGGGACCTTCGGTCACGGGCTGATCGGGCTCGTGTTCAACAACCGGACGTCCGGAGCGGACGCTTCGATCCGTGAGGCGGCGCCCTCGGTCCCGCGTTTCTACCGCGACATCGCCGCGGCCGGGCAGCATTTGGTGAAGGCCTACGAGGCGCGCGACGCCGAGGCCGCCAACGCCATCCTCATCCAGCTTTCCTGAACGGGATCACCACGAGTATGGCCGACGGCGACGTCCAGGAACCCGACTGCGACCTGTGGGACGCGGTCCGGAAGCTGCTGCCCGCGAACGCCGGATGGCCACCGGACAGTGAGACCACCACCGAACAGCAGTCCGCGAAGTGGACCAGGGCCAAGACCGAGTTCCAGGACTCGATCGACATCGCCGACTCCGCCGCGGCCAAGATCCACCAGCCGGGCGGAGGGGGTACCTGGCCGGACGCGGCGGGCGGTTTCCTGCGGCGCGTCATCACGAAGGCGAACGGCGAGGAAGGCTTCCGTCAGATCGCCGAAGCGATGCGAGGCATGGCCGCCGAGTACCACTTCTATTCGGAAATCCTCAAGAGCGCCAAAACCTCGATCAAGGACTACGTCGAAGATCTGAGCTGGCAGTACACCGCGATGGGCTTCAACCTGCCGCGGCTGGCGAAGCGCAACCAAGAGGGTTTCGCCCGCGGTGTCGCGGCCGAAGTCCTCAAGATCCTCGAACAGCACGCCGGGTGGGTCAAGGACCCGAGCACGATCCCCCGGCCGGAGGAACCCAGCAACAACGTCCTCAGTGGACTGTGGGATTCGGCGGTCGATCAGGTGAAGGCACTCGCCGGGCTGTTCGGCCGCGGCGAGGACGGCAGCTGGTCGCCGTTCAACGCCCAGGTGGCGTGGGGCCATATGGACAAACTTCTCGCCGGGCTGGCGTTGTACTCCATCCCGGGCGGGCTCGGCGGGCAGATCG
Proteins encoded in this region:
- a CDS encoding YbaB/EbfC family nucleoid-associated protein; translated protein: METFADRKAGYLRTEQGLREQQRRMAEIRATAESDDELISVTVGGYGELVELRLDPRVFRTPDSTGLAQAITKTVHRAAELAHEEGFAIIADLFPAGVTPETADLRLGPVVHELDRRIAGGER